The DNA sequence TCGGCGATGATGTTCGCCACCGCGTCGCGCGCGCCGTCGCGGCCGCCGAGCGCCAGACCGTACAGGTGCGGGCGGCCGACGGTCACCGCGTCGGCGCCCAGGGCGAGCGCCTTGAACACGTCGGCGCCGCCGCGCACCCCGCTGTCCAGCAGCACGGCCGCCCGACCGTCGACCACCGGGGCGATCGCCTCGAGCGCGTCGAGCGACCCGATCGCCCCGTCCACCTGACGGCCCCCGTGGTTGGACACGATGATGCCGTCGAGACCCTCGTCCACCGCCCGGCGCGCGTCGTCCGGATGCAGGACGCCCTTGAGCAGCACCGGAAGCCGGGTGCGGCCGCGCAGCGTGGCGATGTCCTCCCAGCTCAACGACGGTCGCGAGTAGATGTCGAGGAACGTCTCCACCGCGGCCCGCGGCTCCGGTGAGCGCAGGTTGGCCGCCAGCGCGCCCGGGTAGCGGCGGCTCATCGCGATCAGCGACCGCACGGCGCCCCACGTCACCTCGACGTCGGGCTTGTTCCCGGCCGCCGCGCGCACCCGGTCCTTGACGATGCGCACGAACCGCGGGTCCGAGGTGTACTGCGCGATGCCCTCACCACGCGCGAACGGCAGCGACCCGATGTTGAGGTCCTGCGGCCGCCAGCCCAGCATCGTCGTATCCAGGGTGACCACGAGCGCGTCGGCGCCGCTGCGCTCGGCCCGGCCGATGAGGCTGTCCACCAGCTGCTCGTCGGTGCTCCAGTACAGCTGGAACCAGTGCGGGGCGCCCCCGGGGCCCGCCGCCCGGTCCATCGCCGCGGCCGCGTCCTCCATCGGCGCGCAGCCCTGGTTGGAGAAGATGTAGGGCACGCCCAGCTCGGCCGCCGCCTCCGCGATCGCCACGTCCGCCTCAGGGTGCACCAGCTCGGCGGCGCCCACCGGGGCGAACAGCACCGGGGCCGGGATGCGGCGCCCGAACAGCTCCACCGAGAGGTCGCGGCGCGAGACGTCCCGCAGCATGCGCGGCACGATCCGATGCCGGTCGAACGCCGCACGGTTGGCGTCCATGGTGGTGCCCGCACCCGCGCCGCCCGCCACGTATGCCCAGGCCCGGCGCGACATCCTGCGCCGGGCCGCCTTCTCCAGGGCGGCGAAGTCGGTGGGGATCGCGGGGCGCCGGCCCAGCACCCCGTCCCGGTAGATGCGGTTCTGGCGCGCCCGGCCCGGGCCGGGCTCGGGGGATGCTGGTGCGGGGGATGCGGGCTCGGAGGATGCGACTGTCATGCCCCGCAGGATAATGGCCCGATGAGCGATTTCCGGCCCGACGGCGCACTCCGCCCGGACGCGCCCTGCCCCTGCGGATTCGGCCCCGCCTACCCCGAGTGCTGCGGACGGTTCCACGCAGCGGAAGGGGCCGCCGCCCCCACCGCCGAGGCCCTCATGCGGTCGCGGTACACGGCGTTCGCCGCCGGTGACGCCGCCTACCTGCTGCGCACCTGGCATCCGGACACCCGGCCGCGGTCGCTCACGCTCGACCCGGACGTGCAGTGGACTCGGCTGACCATCGTCGCCACCACCGGCGGCGGGCTGCTGGAGCAGACGGGCACCGTGGAATTCGTGGCCCAGTACCGCACCCGCGGGCCCGACGGGTCCCTCCACCGCGGACGGCAGCACGAGGACAGCCGGTTCGTCCGGATCGACGGCGCGTGGGTGTATCAGGGCACGGCGTAGGGAGACTCTTGCCCCGAGCTCCCCATTCTCCGCAGCTACTCAGCAGTACGGGCACATTCGGAGCCCCCGGATGTACCCGTACTGCTGAGTAACCTCACAGGAAGTCACGCGCCGAGGTACCCGGTCAGCCGTACATCCACCCGCGCGTGCGCGGCATGCCGCTCTCGCCGCCCGGGCCCGGACGCACCGCCAGAGTCTGGTTGAGCCCCAGCCGGTGCGGATACTCGAAGCCGATGGCGCTGGCCGCAAGGTACATCAGCCAGGTGCGCGCGCGCTCGGCCCCGACCAGCGCCACCGCCCGATCCCACTGCGCGGTCAGGTTCGCCACCCAGGCGCGCAGCGTCAGCGCGTAGTGCTCGCGCAGCGATTCCACGTCGCGCACCTCGAAACCGCCCCGCTCCAGCGCGTCGACGGTGGCGCTGAGCGGCAGGATCTCGCCGTCGGGGAACACGTAGCGGTCGATGAAGGTGCGCGCGGCCCTGTGCCCCGAGGACATCACC is a window from the Tomitella gaofuii genome containing:
- a CDS encoding alpha-hydroxy-acid oxidizing protein, whose product is MTVASSEPASPAPASPEPGPGRARQNRIYRDGVLGRRPAIPTDFAALEKAARRRMSRRAWAYVAGGAGAGTTMDANRAAFDRHRIVPRMLRDVSRRDLSVELFGRRIPAPVLFAPVGAAELVHPEADVAIAEAAAELGVPYIFSNQGCAPMEDAAAAMDRAAGPGGAPHWFQLYWSTDEQLVDSLIGRAERSGADALVVTLDTTMLGWRPQDLNIGSLPFARGEGIAQYTSDPRFVRIVKDRVRAAAGNKPDVEVTWGAVRSLIAMSRRYPGALAANLRSPEPRAAVETFLDIYSRPSLSWEDIATLRGRTRLPVLLKGVLHPDDARRAVDEGLDGIIVSNHGGRQVDGAIGSLDALEAIAPVVDGRAAVLLDSGVRGGADVFKALALGADAVTVGRPHLYGLALGGRDGARDAVANIIAEFDLTLGLAGLTSVGEIARDSLS
- a CDS encoding YchJ family protein codes for the protein MSDFRPDGALRPDAPCPCGFGPAYPECCGRFHAAEGAAAPTAEALMRSRYTAFAAGDAAYLLRTWHPDTRPRSLTLDPDVQWTRLTIVATTGGGLLEQTGTVEFVAQYRTRGPDGSLHRGRQHEDSRFVRIDGAWVYQGTA